A stretch of DNA from Candidatus Hinthialibacter antarcticus:
ACACCTTGTGCGAGGTCGGGCGCCCGCGCCGCAGGTCGTCGTCATCCATGCAAGGCAAGTCGTCATGGACCAGCGAATAGGTGTGAACCATTTCGATCGCGCAGGCCGAAACCAGCAGCGCTTCTTTCAATTCGCCGTCAACGCCGTCCCAGTAATTTCCAGCGTAGAGGTTCTCGCCGGAGACGCCCCGGCAAAAATCCGCTCCGATTAAAACCAGTAGCGGACGGATGCGTTTGCCGCCCGCTTCGAGCGGATAGCGCATGGCCTCGTTGAGTTTTGCAGCCACGCCGTCCGGCTTAGGCAACAGTTTCCACAATATGTCTTCGATCTCAATGCGACGTTGTTTGAGATAGGTTTTACACTGCGATTGGTCTTGTTTGGCGGCGCTCACGGCCATTTACTTCCTTTCCTTGTTGCTAACCGGGGCGACGATCATTCCTGATCGTCAAACGGCTCTTCGCTCCAGGTCTCACCTTGTTGTTCTTCTGTCAATTTATTTACGCGGGTCTCGACTTGATTCAGCCGTTCCGAGCATTTTTGAATGAGTTCCATGCCTTCGATAAACGATTTTTCCATGGCTTCGAGCGACAGGCCGCCCTCGTCGAATTCTTCGATGATGGTTTCGAGCCGCGCCATGCCTTTTTCGTAATCGAAAGGCTTGTCAGTTTTTTTCGTCATTGATCTCGACCTCTTTGACCTCGGCGCCAAGCGCGCCGTTCGCCATCTGCACCCGAATGCGTTCGCCGGGCTGTACTTCATTGGCGCGTAACACCGGGGTTCCATCTTGGCGGCGGCAGATACTATAGCCGCGTTCCATCATTTTATGCGGGTCATAGCTGCGCAAAAAGCCGGACAGCGTTT
This window harbors:
- the xseB gene encoding exodeoxyribonuclease VII small subunit translates to MTKKTDKPFDYEKGMARLETIIEEFDEGGLSLEAMEKSFIEGMELIQKCSERLNQVETRVNKLTEEQQGETWSEEPFDDQE